In Lewinellaceae bacterium, a single window of DNA contains:
- the eno gene encoding phosphopyruvate hydratase yields the protein MSIILDIAAREILDSRGNPTIEVDVLTEDGFMGRAAVPSGASTGKHEAVELRDGDKSRFLGKGVLNACQNVEEIIREELIGVDCTEQRYIDNLMRELDGTKNKSKLGANAILGVSLAVAKAAAEATVQPLYRYIGGVNAHLLPVPMMNILNGGSHADNSIDFQEFMIMPVGAERFSESLRMGVEVFHHLKSVLKAGKHSTNVGDEGGFAPNLKSNQEAIEIVLRAIEKAGYRPGEDIVIAMDAAASEFYNEEEKVYHFHQSTGDKLTSSEMVSYWKDWVGKYPIFSLEDGLHEDDWAGWKELNAAIGSKVQLVGDDLFVTNVERLQRGIDEGSANSILIKVNQIGSLTETIDTVNMATRNSYTCVMSHRSGETEDTTIADLAVALNTGQIKTGSASRSDRIAKYNQLLRIEGELGDAAAFPGKALLG from the coding sequence ATGAGTATTATCCTGGACATTGCCGCCCGCGAAATCCTCGATTCCCGGGGCAACCCAACCATAGAGGTAGATGTATTGACCGAAGACGGCTTTATGGGCCGCGCCGCCGTGCCCTCCGGCGCCTCTACCGGAAAGCACGAAGCGGTGGAACTCCGGGACGGCGATAAAAGCCGCTTCCTGGGCAAAGGAGTATTGAATGCCTGCCAGAATGTGGAGGAGATCATCCGGGAAGAGCTGATCGGCGTGGACTGCACCGAACAGCGCTACATCGACAACCTGATGCGGGAACTGGACGGCACCAAAAACAAGAGCAAGCTGGGCGCCAACGCCATCCTCGGCGTCTCCCTGGCGGTGGCCAAGGCGGCGGCAGAGGCTACCGTTCAGCCCCTGTACCGCTACATCGGAGGGGTGAACGCCCACCTGCTGCCCGTGCCCATGATGAACATCCTGAACGGAGGGTCGCACGCCGACAACAGCATCGACTTCCAGGAGTTCATGATCATGCCGGTCGGCGCCGAGCGCTTCTCCGAATCGCTGCGCATGGGCGTGGAGGTTTTCCACCACCTGAAGAGCGTACTCAAAGCCGGGAAGCATTCCACCAACGTGGGAGACGAAGGCGGCTTTGCGCCCAACCTGAAATCTAACCAGGAAGCCATCGAGATCGTGCTCCGGGCCATCGAGAAGGCAGGCTACCGCCCGGGAGAAGACATCGTCATCGCTATGGACGCTGCGGCTTCCGAGTTTTACAACGAAGAAGAAAAAGTATACCACTTCCACCAGTCGACCGGCGATAAGCTGACCAGCTCCGAAATGGTCAGCTACTGGAAGGACTGGGTTGGCAAATATCCGATTTTCTCTTTAGAAGATGGCCTGCACGAAGACGACTGGGCCGGCTGGAAGGAACTGAATGCTGCGATCGGAAGCAAGGTGCAACTGGTGGGCGACGACCTCTTCGTCACCAATGTAGAACGACTGCAGCGCGGCATCGACGAAGGCAGCGCCAACTCGATCCTGATCAAAGTCAACCAGATCGGAAGCCTCACGGAGACCATCGACACGGTCAACATGGCCACCCGCAACAGTTACACCTGCGTGATGAGCCACCGCTCCGGCGAGACGGAAGACACCACCATCGCCGACCTGGCCGTAGCGCTCAATACCGGACAGATCAAAACCGGCTCGGCTTCCCGCTCCGACCGGATCGCCAAATACAACCAGCTGCTGCGCATCGAAGGGGAACTCGGCGACGCCGCCGCTTTCCCGGGCAAGGCGCTGCTGGGGTAA
- the carA gene encoding glutamine-hydrolyzing carbamoyl-phosphate synthase small subunit, with amino-acid sequence MSEPQPIPAVLLLEDGAVFHGRAAGMVGTATGEICFNTGMTGYQEIFTDPSYFGQLMVTTNVHIGNYGIKRTEAESYSIKIAGLICKNFNIEYHRPMADMSIQDYFEEEKLVGICEVDTRAIVRHIRSKGAMNGIISSETTDLNVLKKRLAEVPRMEGLELASKVSAKEPYTFGDPHASLRIAVLDFGIKQNILNCFAERGCYMKVFPARTSFEELEAFGPHGYFLSNGPGDPAPMDYATETTRSILAADKPLFGICLGHQILARALGIPTYKMHHGHRGINHPVKNLVTGHCEITTQNHGFGVHPDALKDNADKVEVTHLNLNDGTIEGMRVKGKKAFSIQYHPEASPGPHDARYLFDNFVQLMQN; translated from the coding sequence ATGAGCGAACCGCAGCCAATACCTGCCGTCCTTTTGCTGGAAGACGGCGCTGTTTTCCACGGCAGAGCAGCCGGCATGGTCGGCACTGCTACCGGCGAAATCTGTTTCAATACCGGTATGACCGGCTATCAGGAGATTTTTACCGACCCTTCTTACTTCGGCCAATTGATGGTAACGACCAACGTACATATCGGCAACTACGGCATCAAACGCACCGAGGCAGAATCCTACAGCATCAAGATTGCTGGCCTGATCTGCAAAAACTTCAACATCGAGTACCACCGGCCCATGGCGGATATGTCTATCCAGGATTACTTCGAAGAAGAAAAACTGGTAGGTATTTGCGAGGTGGACACGCGCGCCATAGTCCGCCACATCCGCAGTAAAGGCGCCATGAACGGCATCATTTCTTCGGAAACCACAGACCTCAACGTCCTGAAAAAACGCCTGGCGGAGGTGCCGCGCATGGAGGGCCTGGAGCTGGCATCCAAAGTGAGCGCCAAAGAGCCCTATACGTTCGGCGACCCTCACGCTTCCCTGCGGATAGCGGTGCTGGATTTCGGGATCAAGCAGAACATCCTCAACTGTTTTGCCGAGCGCGGCTGCTACATGAAGGTCTTCCCCGCCCGTACTTCCTTCGAAGAACTCGAGGCGTTCGGCCCCCATGGTTACTTTCTGTCCAATGGCCCCGGCGACCCGGCGCCGATGGATTATGCCACCGAAACCACCCGTTCTATACTGGCCGCAGACAAGCCCTTGTTCGGCATTTGCCTCGGCCACCAAATCCTGGCGCGGGCGCTGGGCATTCCCACCTACAAGATGCACCACGGCCATCGGGGCATCAACCACCCGGTCAAGAACCTGGTCACCGGCCATTGCGAGATCACTACCCAAAACCACGGCTTCGGGGTTCATCCCGATGCGCTAAAGGACAACGCCGACAAGGTGGAGGTTACCCACCTCAACCTCAATGACGGCACCATCGAAGGAATGCGGGTGAAAGGGAAAAAAGCCTTTTCCATTCAGTACCACCCGGAGGCTTCTCCCGGCCCTCACGACGCCAGGTACCTCTTCGACAACTTTGTGCAATTGATGCAGAATTAA
- a CDS encoding sterol desaturase family protein: MDILLYAGITLAAVIGMEFMAWFTHKYVMHGVLWSWHEDHHQPHHHKDGFFEKNDLFFLVFAIPSAVSYIVGLSTPHFWLLFAGIGISIYGMIYFLIHDVYIHQRFKWFRQLESKYSKAILRAHGAHHAKRTKEDGESFGLLVVHPKYFKSRKEWAK; encoded by the coding sequence ATGGATATTTTGCTCTATGCCGGCATCACCCTTGCCGCTGTAATTGGAATGGAATTCATGGCCTGGTTTACCCACAAGTACGTGATGCATGGCGTGCTGTGGTCCTGGCATGAAGACCACCATCAACCTCATCACCACAAGGATGGCTTTTTCGAAAAGAACGACCTGTTCTTCCTCGTCTTTGCCATCCCCAGCGCCGTCTCTTACATCGTGGGCCTGTCTACCCCGCATTTCTGGCTGCTCTTTGCCGGCATCGGCATTTCCATCTACGGCATGATCTATTTCCTCATCCACGACGTATACATCCACCAGCGTTTCAAGTGGTTCCGCCAGTTGGAAAGCAAATATTCCAAGGCCATCCTGCGGGCTCACGGTGCCCACCACGCCAAGCGGACCAAAGAGGACGGCGAGTCGTTTGGGCTGCTGGTCGTTCATCCGAAGTATTTTAAGAGCAGGAAGGAGTGGGCGAAGTAG
- a CDS encoding T9SS type A sorting domain-containing protein has translation MKFGHLLLLSFFITLNGSILQAQWASLGSGITASPRAIGGIAPVDENVIWGFTWHANSFVPTHEFTRTTDGGQTWQAGTLTGVEAGQFPIYIFPLDSQEAWLATADEQDPISGRIYKTIDGGSSWVHQSTGFTGFNETPAGVYFWNENEGFAYGATCTANFDDQIAIYTTTDGGENWLKVMVPNMPTQLSGEGLCLWNLAGFFSVVGDSIWFGTSKGRVFRSTDRGVTWEAFSTPLSSSITSVTFKDSQTGLAISYSPLKVARTTNGGDTWDLIPLSVPSSFIGAQIEYIPGTTSTWFMATNSTQYMLSYDDGTHWETINSNINAWAVEFLDSRTGFAGSIISGPAQGGVYKWVGEALGNRLYVKGDATGANNGASWIDAFTGLQDALTAATEGDIIWVAEGIYRPDSPGGSADASFVLDKNVKLYGGFAGTEERLEDRGNPADFPAILSGDLNGDDLEDNLTMNRTDNVWTVVTVSEHITEATVIDGFAIIGGHANGSGANEDPGKSGGGLHAMGHPAVRHCRFEQNYAVWRGGGAYFVNIDGLTIENNSFTHNASENLGGGLNIESESPALLAIRECTFTDNAALRGGGLNINNSDCTVENCTFLFNITPQHGGGMRYDATAGGQSIELKGSYFEGNASSFGGGFFFEARSDNNFFTILDCQFTGNISDNLQPGWGQSGGGASISDWPNTENNSYLISDCEFQSNTSTGYGGGLNTSIAGNGSNLEFRNLTFLENSSDLGSGAMDLTSDFATSFATVLIDSCHFEQNSSDFIGGLAIYAGYEDAPSGEYSVTNSTFFANEGREGGALGLWSNQGATASFLIDNCILDGNIAEERGGGLLINPHSGDHHVTIKHSYITNNQSPDGGAVEAYMVMANAPFPQNASCLIENSLIAGNSSDNAAISIELFPGLELLNTTVADNTGGGIELAGMSGLTLQNTILYNPNGTEFTDLLEDAAVTSNGGNLINDNSLDEWLNNADHPATSPMLDGDYHLMPGSPAVDAGVAYEDMADQDLAGEARLQGSCLDIGAFESPYDMVIEVCPAIVSAREALAPGPLGLVPNPASTFLKVELPATSPEAFLAQVMDAQGKLVARVQIRNGELMNVEGLPRGMYLVKVVVDGVAYAGRFVKQ, from the coding sequence ATGAAATTTGGACACCTACTACTCCTTTCTTTTTTTATTACGCTGAATGGCAGCATCCTGCAGGCCCAATGGGCGAGCCTGGGCAGCGGAATCACTGCTTCACCCAGGGCGATAGGAGGCATTGCGCCAGTCGATGAGAACGTGATTTGGGGCTTCACCTGGCATGCCAACAGTTTTGTTCCCACCCACGAATTCACCCGCACCACCGATGGAGGACAAACCTGGCAGGCGGGAACCCTAACCGGCGTAGAGGCCGGCCAGTTTCCGATTTACATTTTTCCCCTCGACAGCCAGGAGGCCTGGCTCGCCACCGCCGATGAGCAAGACCCCATCTCCGGGCGGATTTACAAAACCATCGATGGTGGCAGTTCGTGGGTGCATCAGAGCACGGGCTTCACAGGCTTCAACGAGACGCCCGCCGGAGTCTATTTCTGGAATGAAAATGAGGGCTTTGCCTACGGAGCTACCTGTACCGCCAATTTCGATGACCAGATTGCCATTTACACCACGACCGATGGCGGTGAAAATTGGTTGAAGGTGATGGTGCCTAACATGCCGACTCAACTATCCGGGGAAGGCCTTTGCCTCTGGAACCTGGCGGGTTTTTTCTCCGTTGTCGGTGACAGCATCTGGTTCGGGACGAGCAAAGGGCGAGTTTTCAGGAGCACCGACCGGGGGGTGACATGGGAGGCATTTTCCACTCCTCTATCCAGTTCAATTACTTCTGTTACCTTCAAGGATAGCCAGACAGGCCTTGCCATTTCTTACAGCCCCTTAAAGGTTGCCCGAACTACAAATGGTGGGGATACATGGGACTTGATCCCCCTTTCTGTCCCGTCCAGTTTCATAGGAGCGCAAATTGAATATATACCTGGCACTACAAGCACCTGGTTTATGGCCACAAACTCTACTCAATACATGTTGTCCTATGACGACGGGACCCATTGGGAAACGATCAACTCTAATATCAATGCATGGGCTGTTGAGTTTTTGGACTCCAGGACCGGATTTGCCGGTAGCATCATCTCCGGCCCTGCGCAAGGTGGGGTGTACAAATGGGTGGGCGAGGCGCTCGGCAACCGGCTTTACGTCAAAGGCGACGCCACCGGCGCCAATAATGGTGCCTCCTGGATAGATGCCTTCACCGGCCTGCAGGATGCCCTCACCGCCGCTACCGAAGGGGATATCATCTGGGTGGCCGAAGGCATCTACCGGCCTGATAGCCCGGGCGGCAGTGCCGACGCTAGTTTCGTTCTGGATAAAAATGTGAAGCTGTACGGCGGCTTTGCCGGCACGGAGGAAAGGCTGGAGGACAGAGGGAACCCCGCAGATTTTCCAGCCATCCTCTCCGGCGACCTGAATGGGGATGACCTAGAGGACAACCTCACCATGAACCGAACAGACAATGTGTGGACCGTGGTGACGGTGAGCGAGCATATTACCGAAGCGACAGTGATTGACGGCTTTGCCATTATTGGGGGGCATGCCAATGGAAGCGGCGCGAATGAGGATCCCGGCAAAAGCGGCGGCGGCCTGCACGCTATGGGCCATCCGGCGGTGAGGCATTGCCGCTTTGAGCAGAACTACGCAGTCTGGAGGGGCGGAGGGGCTTATTTTGTGAATATAGACGGCCTTACCATTGAAAATAATTCGTTTACGCACAACGCGAGCGAAAACCTGGGCGGAGGATTAAACATAGAATCCGAATCTCCCGCCCTCCTGGCTATCCGTGAATGTACCTTTACGGATAATGCGGCGCTGCGCGGCGGCGGCCTCAATATCAACAATTCAGACTGTACCGTTGAGAATTGCACATTCCTCTTCAATATTACCCCTCAGCATGGTGGAGGGATGAGGTATGATGCCACGGCCGGTGGGCAGTCCATTGAGTTGAAAGGGTCCTATTTTGAGGGCAATGCTTCCAGCTTTGGCGGTGGATTCTTTTTTGAGGCAAGGTCTGATAATAATTTCTTTACTATTTTGGATTGCCAATTTACAGGCAATATCTCAGACAACCTTCAACCCGGCTGGGGGCAGAGCGGAGGAGGCGCAAGTATCAGCGATTGGCCAAATACGGAGAACAACTCTTATTTGATAAGCGATTGTGAATTCCAGAGTAACACTTCTACCGGTTATGGTGGTGGGCTGAACACGTCGATTGCCGGGAATGGTTCCAATCTGGAATTCCGGAATTTAACCTTCCTGGAAAATAGCAGTGATTTGGGTTCAGGAGCGATGGATTTGACCAGTGATTTTGCCACGAGCTTTGCCACGGTATTAATTGACAGCTGTCATTTTGAACAAAATTCTTCCGATTTTATCGGGGGGCTTGCCATATATGCCGGATATGAGGATGCCCCTTCCGGAGAATACAGTGTAACCAATAGTACTTTTTTTGCTAATGAAGGCAGAGAAGGGGGCGCCCTGGGCCTTTGGAGTAATCAAGGGGCGACAGCCAGCTTCCTGATCGATAACTGCATCCTCGATGGCAATATTGCTGAGGAAAGGGGAGGGGGCCTACTGATCAATCCCCACAGTGGAGATCACCATGTAACCATTAAGCATTCTTATATCACCAACAACCAAAGCCCGGATGGAGGGGCTGTTGAAGCCTATATGGTGATGGCGAATGCACCGTTTCCTCAAAACGCTTCCTGCCTGATCGAAAACAGCCTCATTGCCGGTAACAGCAGCGACAATGCCGCCATCTCTATAGAGTTGTTCCCCGGCCTGGAGCTGCTCAATACCACCGTTGCCGATAATACCGGAGGAGGCATCGAGCTGGCCGGCATGAGTGGACTTACGCTGCAAAACACGATCCTGTATAACCCTAACGGTACTGAATTTACAGACCTTTTAGAAGATGCTGCTGTCACTTCCAACGGTGGCAACCTCATCAACGACAACAGCCTGGACGAGTGGCTCAACAACGCCGACCATCCGGCGACCAGCCCGATGCTGGACGGCGATTATCACCTCATGCCGGGCAGCCCCGCCGTTGACGCAGGGGTGGCTTATGAAGATATGGCCGATCAGGATCTGGCCGGCGAGGCCCGCCTGCAGGGCAGCTGCCTCGACATCGGCGCTTTCGAGAGCCCTTATGATATGGTAATAGAGGTATGCCCGGCAATAGTGTCCGCCCGGGAAGCCCTGGCCCCTGGCCCCCTCGGCCTGGTGCCCAACCCGGCCAGTACCTTCCTCAAAGTGGAACTGCCGGCAACTTCTCCGGAAGCCTTCCTTGCCCAGGTGATGGACGCTCAGGGCAAACTGGTGGCCCGGGTACAAATCCGCAACGGGGAGTTGATGAACGTGGAAGGGTTGCCCCGGGGCATGTACCTGGTGAAAGTGGTGGTGGATGGAGTAGCGTACGCCGGGCGGTTTGTGAAACAGTAG
- the sucD gene encoding succinate--CoA ligase subunit alpha, whose translation MSVLVNKDSRVIVQGFTGKEGTFHAEQMIEYGTNLVGGVTPGKGGQKHLDRPVFNTVADAVSQAGANTSVIFVPPAFAADAIMEAAEAGIKVVICITEGIPVQDMVKVKAYLENKDTHLVGPNCPGVITPGEAKCGIMPGFIHKKGKIGIVSRSGTLTYEAVDQVTKAGMGQSTCIGIGGDPIVGTTTKQAVELLMNDPETEGIIMIGEIGGGMEAEAAYYIKEHGTKPVVGFIAGQTAPKGRKMGHAGAIIGGKDDTAAAKMKIMEECGLHVVKSPAEIGETMRKALGR comes from the coding sequence ATGTCAGTTCTCGTCAATAAGGACTCCAGAGTGATCGTCCAGGGATTTACCGGCAAGGAAGGAACTTTCCACGCCGAACAGATGATAGAATACGGAACAAATTTGGTAGGCGGCGTAACGCCGGGCAAAGGCGGCCAGAAGCATCTGGACCGCCCGGTGTTCAACACCGTAGCGGATGCCGTCAGCCAGGCAGGCGCCAATACCTCGGTGATTTTCGTACCGCCGGCCTTCGCCGCCGACGCCATCATGGAAGCGGCCGAAGCGGGCATCAAGGTGGTCATCTGCATCACGGAGGGCATTCCGGTGCAGGATATGGTAAAAGTGAAGGCCTACCTGGAAAACAAGGACACCCACCTGGTCGGCCCCAACTGCCCGGGCGTCATTACGCCGGGAGAAGCCAAATGCGGCATCATGCCCGGCTTCATCCACAAGAAAGGCAAGATCGGCATTGTCTCCCGCTCCGGCACGCTGACTTACGAGGCGGTCGACCAGGTGACTAAAGCCGGCATGGGGCAGTCGACCTGCATCGGCATCGGCGGCGATCCCATCGTGGGCACGACGACCAAACAGGCGGTCGAACTGCTGATGAACGACCCGGAAACGGAAGGCATCATCATGATCGGCGAGATCGGCGGCGGCATGGAGGCGGAGGCGGCTTATTATATTAAAGAACACGGCACCAAGCCGGTGGTGGGCTTCATCGCCGGCCAGACGGCACCCAAGGGGCGCAAGATGGGCCACGCGGGCGCCATCATCGGCGGCAAAGACGATACAGCGGCCGCCAAAATGAAGATCATGGAGGAGTGTGGCTTGCATGTAGTCAAATCTCCGGCGGAGATCGGGGAGACGATGCGGAAGGCGCTGGGGAGGTAG